The proteins below come from a single Limnobaculum xujianqingii genomic window:
- a CDS encoding phage N-6-adenine-methyltransferase, protein MTDFGGSNTPYAIRDLWQTPDNIFHALDAEFGFYLDAEAKRDSALCAHYLSEKDDALSCDWTSYGAIFCNPPYSNITPWINKAAEQCKKQRQPIVMLLPADTSTGWFRLALESADEVRIIIGGRLSFINNGTGKPGKNGNSKGSLLIIWRPYRTPCCSFTTVSRETLEFIGNDILEGVKAA, encoded by the coding sequence ATGACTGACTTTGGCGGAAGTAACACACCATATGCCATAAGAGACCTATGGCAGACACCGGATAATATCTTCCACGCACTGGATGCTGAATTCGGATTTTATCTGGATGCGGAAGCGAAAAGAGATAGCGCCCTCTGTGCTCATTACCTATCTGAGAAAGATGATGCCCTGTCGTGCGACTGGACATCGTACGGTGCTATATTCTGTAACCCCCCATATTCCAACATCACACCGTGGATTAACAAGGCCGCTGAACAGTGCAAGAAGCAGCGCCAACCGATAGTAATGCTGTTACCGGCTGATACTTCGACCGGCTGGTTTCGTCTGGCTCTAGAGAGTGCTGATGAGGTGAGAATTATCATCGGTGGCCGCTTATCCTTCATCAACAACGGCACAGGTAAGCCCGGTAAGAACGGTAATAGTAAAGGCAGTCTGTTAATCATCTGGCGACCATATCGAACACCCTGCTGTTCATTTACAACCGTATCACGGGAAACATTGGAATTTATCGGAAACGATATTTTAGAAGGAGTTAAGGCAGCATGA
- the xisR gene encoding excisionase family protein, translating into MGDVIQLTPNEWVTADVLSAITGLKEGKIRNCRLKSWRQGLEYILVSSTGEPKRKSEAMYNLPAINKWIAKQAAKQPII; encoded by the coding sequence ATGGGTGATGTCATTCAACTAACCCCTAACGAATGGGTTACAGCCGATGTTTTGTCAGCTATTACTGGACTTAAAGAAGGGAAAATAAGAAATTGCCGTCTAAAATCGTGGAGACAAGGACTTGAATATATATTGGTATCAAGCACTGGGGAACCAAAAAGAAAAAGTGAAGCAATGTACAACCTTCCAGCCATAAATAAATGGATAGCAAAACAAGCTGCCAAACAACCAATAATCTAA
- a CDS encoding site-specific integrase — protein MNKKITYPTGVENHGGFLRIWFMYQGERVREPLSIPDTPKNRKDASELRQSVTYAIKTGNFDYLERFPNSKQAKKLIGNSVNDISIGTMFDKFLRIKQPEISLNAMRRYICKLETCGQIIGKDRLITSITGEDLLNLRNELLTGKHRPARRRKTLKIGRTVATVNDYMTCVASVFKFAYANDYIGKNPMRIVTKLKRSKDKPDPLTTEEFERFINACLDEQTINLWTVAFYTGMRHGEICALSWEDIDLIKETITVRRNWTSVKQFTLPKTDAGTDRAIQLLKPALDALKKQQALTRLNEKHDVIIHLREYGKTRKDQCTFVFSPMINAKGNNAGVNFAATSLGDNWDRIIKRAKLRHRNAYQSRHTYACWSLSAGANPTFIASQMGHSSAQMLYSVYGDWMPEQSANQISLLNEKLSKNVPSIPHKKYG, from the coding sequence ATGAATAAAAAGATCACATACCCAACCGGCGTAGAAAATCACGGCGGTTTTCTAAGAATATGGTTCATGTATCAGGGAGAGAGGGTGCGTGAACCGTTGTCGATCCCCGACACACCAAAAAATAGAAAGGATGCCTCAGAACTTCGCCAGTCAGTCACCTACGCCATAAAAACAGGGAATTTTGATTATTTAGAGAGGTTTCCTAATTCAAAGCAAGCAAAAAAACTCATAGGTAATTCAGTTAATGATATTTCAATTGGGACTATGTTTGATAAGTTTTTACGGATAAAGCAGCCTGAAATATCATTGAATGCTATGAGACGTTATATTTGTAAATTAGAAACCTGCGGACAGATAATAGGCAAAGATCGATTGATAACATCAATCACTGGTGAAGATTTGCTAAACCTGCGTAATGAGTTGTTAACAGGTAAGCACCGGCCAGCAAGACGAAGAAAGACATTAAAGATCGGAAGGACAGTGGCAACAGTCAATGATTATATGACGTGTGTAGCCAGTGTATTTAAATTTGCGTACGCCAACGATTATATAGGAAAAAATCCAATGAGGATCGTGACAAAGCTTAAGCGTAGCAAAGATAAACCCGACCCGCTAACCACGGAAGAGTTTGAGCGATTTATTAATGCTTGTCTCGATGAACAAACAATTAACTTATGGACGGTAGCGTTTTATACTGGTATGAGGCATGGAGAAATCTGCGCTCTGTCATGGGAAGACATTGATCTAATCAAAGAAACAATAACAGTCCGCCGAAACTGGACTAGCGTTAAGCAGTTTACTTTGCCAAAAACGGATGCAGGAACTGATCGAGCTATACAGTTACTAAAGCCAGCATTAGATGCGCTAAAAAAGCAACAAGCACTTACTCGACTAAATGAAAAACATGACGTTATTATTCATCTTAGAGAATATGGGAAGACGAGAAAGGATCAATGCACGTTTGTGTTTAGTCCTATGATCAATGCTAAAGGTAATAATGCTGGGGTAAACTTTGCAGCAACCTCTCTCGGTGACAACTGGGACAGAATCATAAAAAGAGCCAAGCTACGCCATCGAAACGCATACCAATCTAGACATACCTATGCCTGCTGGTCTTTATCTGCTGGAGCTAACCCTACTTTCATAGCATCACAAATGGGGCATAGTTCAGCGCAAATGTTATATAGCGTTTATGGTGATTGGATGCCAGAACAGAGCGCCAATCAAATTTCATTATTAAATGAGAAATTAAGTAAAAATGTCCCATCCATACCCCATAAAAAATATGGATAA
- the ettA gene encoding energy-dependent translational throttle protein EttA — translation MAQYVYTMHRVGKVVPPKRHILKNISLSFFPGAKIGVLGLNGAGKSTLLRIMAGIDTDIEGEARPQPGIKIGYLPQEPKLNPEQTVREAVEEAVSEVKNALTRLDEIYAAYAEPDADFDKLAKQQGEMEAIIQSHDGHNLDNQLERAADALRLPPWDAKVEHLSGGERRRVALCRLLLEKPDMLLLDEPTNHLDAESVAWLERFLHDYEGTVVAITHDRYFLDNVAGWILELDRGEGIPWEGNYSSWLEQKDKRLEQEASSEAARRKSIEKELEWVRQNPKGRQAKSKARLARFDELNNVEYQKRNETSELFIPPGPRIGDKVLEVSNLTKSYGDRMLIDDLSFAIPKGAIVGIIGPNGAGKSTLFRMISQQEQPDSGSIVLGETVKLASVDQFRDSMDNSKTVWEEVSGGLDIMKIGNFELPSRAYVGRFNFKGTDQGKRVGELSGGERGRLHLAKLLQVGGNMLLLDEPTNDLDIETLRALENALLEFPGCVMVISHDRWFLDRIATHILDYGDEGKVEFFEGNFTEYEEWKKRTLGAEALEPHRIKYKKIAK, via the coding sequence GTGGCACAATACGTCTACACGATGCATCGGGTTGGGAAAGTTGTTCCCCCGAAAAGGCATATTCTGAAAAATATTTCTCTCAGTTTCTTTCCCGGCGCCAAAATTGGTGTGTTGGGTTTAAACGGCGCAGGTAAATCAACCTTATTACGCATTATGGCGGGGATCGATACCGACATTGAAGGTGAAGCACGCCCACAGCCAGGTATCAAGATTGGTTATTTGCCGCAGGAACCTAAGCTAAATCCAGAGCAAACCGTACGCGAGGCGGTAGAAGAAGCGGTTAGCGAAGTGAAGAATGCACTCACTCGTTTAGATGAGATTTATGCTGCGTATGCTGAACCAGATGCTGATTTTGACAAGCTGGCAAAACAGCAAGGCGAGATGGAAGCCATTATTCAATCTCACGATGGTCATAACCTCGATAACCAGTTGGAACGTGCAGCAGATGCTCTGCGTTTACCACCCTGGGATGCCAAAGTAGAGCACTTATCCGGTGGTGAACGTCGCCGCGTAGCGCTGTGTCGTCTGCTGCTGGAAAAGCCAGATATGCTGCTGCTCGACGAACCAACTAACCACCTTGATGCGGAATCTGTCGCCTGGTTGGAACGCTTCCTTCACGATTATGAAGGTACTGTGGTTGCGATTACCCATGACCGTTACTTCCTTGATAACGTTGCCGGTTGGATCCTTGAACTTGACCGTGGTGAAGGTATTCCATGGGAAGGTAACTATTCTTCATGGCTGGAACAAAAAGATAAGCGACTGGAGCAAGAAGCCTCTTCTGAAGCCGCTCGTCGTAAGTCGATTGAAAAAGAGCTGGAGTGGGTTCGTCAGAATCCTAAAGGTCGTCAGGCCAAGAGCAAGGCGCGTCTTGCCCGCTTTGATGAACTGAACAACGTTGAGTATCAAAAACGTAACGAAACCAGCGAATTGTTTATTCCACCGGGCCCGCGCATCGGTGATAAGGTACTGGAAGTCAGCAATCTGACCAAGTCCTATGGCGATCGTATGCTGATTGACGATTTGTCTTTCGCGATTCCGAAGGGTGCTATCGTCGGTATTATCGGCCCTAACGGTGCTGGTAAATCCACGCTGTTCCGTATGATTTCACAACAAGAACAACCTGATAGCGGTAGCATTGTCTTAGGGGAAACCGTGAAGCTGGCTTCTGTGGATCAGTTCCGTGACAGTATGGACAACAGCAAGACCGTATGGGAAGAAGTTTCCGGTGGTCTGGATATCATGAAGATTGGTAACTTTGAATTACCAAGCCGCGCTTACGTAGGCCGCTTCAACTTTAAAGGTACCGATCAGGGCAAACGCGTTGGCGAGCTGTCTGGTGGTGAACGTGGTCGTCTGCATCTGGCTAAGCTGTTGCAGGTTGGCGGCAACATGTTACTGCTTGATGAACCAACCAACGATCTGGATATTGAAACCCTGCGCGCACTGGAAAACGCCCTGCTGGAGTTCCCAGGTTGTGTGATGGTTATTTCCCATGACCGTTGGTTCCTTGACCGTATCGCTACTCATATTCTGGACTACGGCGATGAAGGTAAAGTTGAGTTCTTTGAAGGTAACTTTACTGAATACGAGGAGTGGAAGAAACGCACGCTGGGAGCTGAAGCGCTGGAACCTCACCGTATTAAATATAAGAAGATTGCCAAGTAG
- a CDS encoding Rossmann-fold NAD(P)-binding domain-containing protein, with the protein MPKTVLILGASGLIGSQLLSMLESDSRVNRIYAPSRRPLSGVGSKVINSVGDDLQALLDGLTEPVDIAFCCLGSTIKAAGSREAFHFSDVILPVHGGKTALQLGATHYLVVSAIGANAKSWFFYNRTKGEMEQSLMAQHWPHLTIARPSMLLGNRPTPRANELIAAPIFKLFPGKWKSIQASDVAKVLWMRAFAPASAAIEIIQSDKLREKAAESQV; encoded by the coding sequence ATGCCAAAAACCGTTTTAATACTTGGAGCCAGTGGGCTTATCGGTAGCCAGTTACTGAGTATGCTGGAGTCCGATTCGCGAGTTAATCGCATTTATGCACCAAGTCGTCGTCCGTTATCGGGTGTCGGTTCTAAGGTGATTAATTCGGTTGGTGATGACTTACAGGCACTTCTGGATGGGCTGACAGAACCGGTTGATATCGCTTTTTGTTGTCTTGGCAGTACGATAAAAGCAGCTGGCAGTCGTGAGGCTTTTCACTTTAGCGATGTGATTTTACCGGTACATGGCGGAAAAACCGCACTGCAGTTAGGAGCAACTCACTATCTGGTGGTCAGCGCAATAGGCGCCAATGCTAAATCATGGTTCTTCTATAACCGGACCAAAGGTGAAATGGAGCAGAGTTTGATGGCCCAGCACTGGCCGCATCTAACCATTGCTCGTCCTTCAATGCTACTTGGTAATCGGCCAACTCCACGTGCTAATGAGCTAATTGCAGCGCCAATATTCAAACTATTTCCCGGCAAGTGGAAATCAATTCAGGCAAGCGATGTGGCTAAAGTTCTCTGGATGCGCGCTTTTGCTCCAGCTTCAGCTGCCATTGAGATCATTCAGTCCGATAAACTACGGGAAAAAGCGGCTGAAAGTCAGGTTTAG
- a CDS encoding LysR family transcriptional regulator, giving the protein MFKQLQDMALFTLVVETGSFTAAAKRAGLPKSSVSQRISHLEQELGLRLLMRTTRQLSLTFAGERYLVHCQEMMQASERASQSLQMLKASPSGRVRITAPAGLAVTLLAPIVTDFQLRYPEVSIEVYVSDTVTDLVGAGFDLGIRTGKPQDFTLIGRFLGLYPRYLLASPQYLSQVEPVTHPSQLEHHRCITHRAWSECLLRKGDETYRWLQTAHHVTDNLLYARQCAIAGAGITFLPSFLATTVVQQGLLQPVLEEWRAEGNELYLVYPNRTLNMPALERFVEAVMTHPLVTEYAAGPKAKR; this is encoded by the coding sequence ATGTTTAAACAATTGCAGGATATGGCACTATTTACTCTGGTGGTGGAAACCGGCAGCTTTACTGCTGCCGCTAAACGAGCAGGGCTACCTAAATCAAGCGTCAGCCAGCGAATAAGCCATCTGGAGCAGGAGTTAGGGCTACGTTTACTGATGAGAACCACCCGTCAGCTAAGTCTGACCTTTGCCGGAGAACGTTATCTGGTTCACTGTCAGGAGATGATGCAAGCATCGGAGCGGGCCAGCCAGTCACTACAAATGTTGAAGGCATCACCCAGCGGCAGAGTGAGGATCACTGCTCCAGCAGGACTGGCAGTAACGCTGTTAGCGCCCATAGTGACTGATTTTCAGCTGCGTTATCCGGAGGTATCAATAGAAGTTTATGTTTCAGATACGGTAACCGATCTGGTAGGGGCTGGATTTGATTTGGGTATCCGTACCGGAAAACCGCAGGACTTCACGCTAATTGGGCGCTTTCTTGGCCTGTATCCTCGCTATTTACTGGCCTCTCCGCAATATTTATCTCAGGTAGAACCAGTCACACACCCCAGTCAATTGGAACATCATCGCTGCATTACTCACCGCGCCTGGTCAGAGTGTTTATTACGTAAAGGGGACGAAACCTACCGCTGGCTACAGACAGCGCACCACGTTACTGACAACTTACTGTATGCGCGCCAGTGTGCCATAGCTGGTGCCGGCATCACATTTCTACCGTCATTTCTGGCAACAACAGTAGTGCAGCAGGGATTATTACAGCCAGTACTGGAAGAGTGGCGTGCGGAAGGAAACGAACTTTATCTGGTTTATCCTAATCGCACATTAAATATGCCAGCACTGGAACGCTTTGTTGAGGCGGTAATGACCCACCCTCTGGTCACAGAGTATGCTGCAGGACCAAAAGCAAAACGCTAA
- a CDS encoding zinc-binding alcohol dehydrogenase family protein has protein sequence MSKYAIAVDPANPQQFIQIPVPEAAPGEFDLLVEVKAIAMNPVDTKVHAGLKKNGLQQPRILGWDATGIVVAVGPKATGFSIGDEVWYAGDITRSGSNTTHQLIDSRIVGHKPKSLNWVESAAIPLTALTAWEGLFEHLKIQDAGSDKTLLIIGGAGGVGSLAIPLAALRSKVRIIATASRPESAKWCLERGADLTVDYHNLQENLLEHNIKQVDYIFCLNDTDGHWKSMSEVIAPFGHICSIVESAQPLEQSLIRSKGVALHWELMFTRSMYQTPDMAEQGRILQRVADMIDKGELKGTLNTTLHGLSVETITQAHAKQLEGHMTGKIAIEF, from the coding sequence ATGTCCAAATATGCTATTGCTGTCGATCCGGCAAACCCGCAACAATTTATCCAAATACCGGTGCCTGAAGCAGCTCCCGGTGAGTTTGACCTGTTAGTTGAGGTTAAAGCGATTGCCATGAATCCGGTAGATACTAAAGTTCACGCCGGTTTGAAGAAAAATGGTTTGCAGCAACCTCGTATTCTGGGTTGGGACGCCACTGGCATCGTGGTCGCTGTTGGTCCTAAAGCAACAGGGTTCTCTATTGGTGACGAAGTCTGGTATGCGGGAGATATTACCCGTTCAGGCAGTAATACTACCCATCAACTAATTGATTCACGTATTGTTGGCCATAAACCAAAATCCCTGAACTGGGTTGAGTCTGCTGCGATCCCTCTGACCGCACTAACCGCGTGGGAAGGTCTGTTTGAACATCTTAAAATTCAGGATGCTGGTAGTGATAAAACGCTGTTGATTATTGGCGGTGCCGGGGGTGTTGGTTCATTAGCGATTCCGCTGGCGGCGTTACGCAGCAAGGTACGCATTATTGCGACCGCTTCCCGACCTGAGTCAGCTAAATGGTGTCTGGAACGCGGTGCCGATCTGACCGTTGATTACCACAATCTGCAAGAGAATCTGTTAGAGCACAATATCAAGCAGGTTGATTACATTTTCTGCCTGAACGATACCGATGGTCACTGGAAGTCTATGAGTGAAGTTATTGCACCGTTCGGTCATATTTGTTCAATCGTAGAAAGTGCCCAGCCGTTGGAGCAGTCGTTGATTCGTTCTAAAGGTGTAGCTCTGCACTGGGAACTGATGTTTACCCGCAGCATGTACCAAACGCCAGATATGGCGGAACAAGGTCGTATTCTGCAGCGAGTAGCCGATATGATTGATAAAGGTGAGCTGAAAGGTACGCTGAATACTACGTTACATGGCCTTAGTGTAGAGACTATCACGCAGGCTCATGCGAAGCAGTTGGAAGGTCATATGACGGGTAAGATAGCGATTGAGTTTTAG
- a CDS encoding FAD-dependent oxidoreductase — translation MDDKFDVIIIGGGIAGCTSALLLARAGVNVLLLERAEQAGGKNISGGRLYSYSLETILPGFALSAPIERQITQEKLSLLTGETSVTMDYRHPEFAQDATSYSVLRARFDPWLMEQAQNAGAQCLTGVQVDALIQENGTVCGVQIGEDRLDARVVVLAEGANSLLAEQHQLVKKPQPHTMGVGVKEVLALPRSRLEERFSLENDRGAAWLFAGEAIAGKAGGGFLYTNRDTLSIGLVCNLSVLSHGKNALPQMLENFKQHPLLRPLLKETELLEYGAHLIPEGGLNALNPPFGAGYLIAGDAAGFCVNAGHTVRGMDLAVISAQAVADTLTTALQKDDFSAASLAAYQTHLENSTLWAVLKQYRSLPDTLLQNPRYFAEYPQMTSDILRELFEINRHPAPPLRSILWKHARKAGLMTLFKDLLRGARSL, via the coding sequence ATGGACGACAAATTTGATGTCATCATTATCGGTGGTGGGATTGCTGGCTGTACCAGTGCGTTATTGTTGGCACGAGCAGGGGTGAATGTATTGCTGCTGGAGCGCGCGGAACAGGCAGGGGGAAAGAATATCTCCGGTGGTCGTCTTTATAGTTATAGCCTCGAAACCATTTTGCCCGGGTTTGCTCTATCAGCCCCTATCGAACGACAAATTACTCAGGAAAAACTCAGCCTGCTGACCGGTGAAACCAGTGTCACTATGGATTATCGCCACCCTGAATTTGCTCAGGATGCCACCTCCTATTCCGTGCTGCGCGCCCGTTTTGATCCCTGGTTAATGGAACAGGCTCAAAATGCAGGAGCACAATGTCTGACGGGTGTTCAGGTGGATGCTCTGATTCAGGAAAATGGAACCGTTTGTGGCGTTCAGATTGGTGAAGATCGGCTGGATGCCCGCGTCGTGGTTCTGGCTGAAGGCGCTAACTCTTTGCTGGCTGAGCAACATCAGTTAGTCAAAAAGCCTCAGCCTCATACGATGGGAGTTGGCGTTAAAGAAGTACTGGCCCTTCCCCGTTCTCGTCTTGAAGAACGCTTTTCGCTGGAAAATGATCGGGGAGCCGCCTGGCTGTTTGCCGGTGAAGCTATCGCAGGAAAAGCGGGAGGCGGTTTTTTATATACTAACCGCGATACCCTCTCTATCGGATTAGTCTGTAATTTGTCGGTTCTGAGTCATGGAAAAAATGCATTACCGCAGATGCTGGAGAATTTTAAACAACATCCGCTGTTGCGCCCATTACTGAAAGAGACTGAACTGCTGGAATATGGCGCACACCTGATTCCCGAAGGGGGATTAAATGCGCTTAATCCGCCGTTTGGTGCAGGTTACCTGATTGCTGGTGATGCAGCCGGATTTTGTGTAAATGCTGGTCATACCGTACGGGGTATGGATCTGGCGGTTATCAGCGCACAGGCAGTAGCCGATACCCTGACGACAGCACTACAGAAAGATGACTTCAGCGCGGCATCACTGGCTGCTTACCAAACCCATCTGGAAAACAGCACCCTTTGGGCGGTGCTAAAGCAGTATCGTTCGTTACCCGATACCCTGTTACAAAATCCGCGTTATTTTGCCGAATACCCACAAATGACCAGCGATATTTTACGTGAGCTGTTTGAAATTAACCGTCATCCGGCACCGCCACTGCGCAGCATTCTGTGGAAACATGCCCGCAAGGCTGGCTTGATGACGCTATTTAAAGATCTGCTCCGGGGAGCACGCAGCCTGTGA
- a CDS encoding ferredoxin family protein, producing the protein MKTEVKLSKNHYVIDENQPHIIPADHPDRQILQQLVNVCPAGLYQLNQDGSLSFDYHGCLECGTCRLLCDEKTLARWRYPAAGYGITFRFG; encoded by the coding sequence GTGAAAACGGAAGTGAAACTCAGTAAAAACCATTATGTCATTGACGAAAACCAGCCTCATATCATTCCGGCGGACCATCCCGATCGGCAAATATTACAGCAGTTGGTTAATGTCTGCCCTGCTGGTCTTTATCAACTCAATCAGGATGGCAGCCTGAGTTTTGATTACCATGGCTGTCTGGAGTGTGGTACCTGTCGATTACTCTGTGATGAAAAGACGCTGGCGCGCTGGCGTTACCCCGCTGCTGGTTACGGAATAACCTTTCGGTTTGGCTAA
- a CDS encoding glycerol-3-phosphate responsive antiterminator, translating into MSILQLLKQHPVIAAVKDTESLNTALESDCKIISILYGNICNIGTIVQRIKKADKYAFIHVDLLDGTSNKEIVINFLKLVTAADGIISTKASMIKAAKAQGFYGIHRIFLLDSISFHNIDKQIAQSNPDCIEILPGCMPKVLGWVAEQIDLPIIAGGLVCDHEDATNALNAGASAVSTTNTGVWQLKF; encoded by the coding sequence GTGTCCATACTGCAGTTATTGAAACAACATCCCGTCATTGCTGCGGTAAAAGATACTGAAAGTCTGAATACTGCTCTGGAATCAGACTGTAAAATTATCTCCATCCTGTATGGCAATATCTGCAATATTGGCACCATTGTTCAGCGTATCAAAAAAGCAGACAAATACGCCTTTATTCACGTTGATCTATTGGATGGAACTTCCAATAAAGAGATCGTGATTAACTTTCTGAAGCTGGTTACCGCCGCCGATGGCATCATCAGCACCAAAGCCTCAATGATTAAAGCGGCAAAAGCTCAAGGGTTTTACGGCATCCACCGGATATTTCTGCTGGACTCGATTTCATTTCACAATATTGATAAGCAAATAGCTCAATCCAATCCTGACTGTATAGAGATTCTGCCGGGCTGTATGCCTAAAGTACTGGGATGGGTGGCAGAGCAGATAGATTTACCCATTATTGCCGGAGGGTTAGTTTGCGATCACGAAGATGCCACTAATGCCTTGAATGCTGGCGCCAGTGCAGTTTCCACCACCAATACCGGTGTCTGGCAACTGAAGTTTTGA
- a CDS encoding phosphatase produces MSLLMDLHTHTIASGHAYSTLKENLEQARERGLLVMGISDHSCVPPASAIPYYLRNFKVFTPYMLGIRLLKGVEANIIDYQGSIDVGEQDLARLDYVIASLHQQNLAPGSKQQNTQAICGAICHPQVNIIGHPNDGVYPIDFAEVVPLAKQHRVALELNNATLRPNAGRERPRELAIEMLELCKQHQTSVIVGSDSHIYYDVGEFSEAEKLLREVHFPEALVINHQIERLSRIRINP; encoded by the coding sequence GTGAGTTTGCTGATGGACCTGCATACCCATACTATTGCCAGCGGTCATGCCTACAGCACTTTGAAAGAAAATCTGGAACAGGCCAGAGAAAGGGGATTACTGGTGATGGGTATTTCCGATCATTCTTGTGTTCCTCCTGCCTCAGCCATTCCGTATTATTTACGTAACTTTAAGGTATTTACCCCCTATATGCTGGGGATTCGGCTACTAAAAGGCGTTGAGGCGAATATTATCGACTATCAGGGCAGCATTGATGTCGGAGAGCAAGACCTGGCCCGACTGGATTATGTCATAGCCAGTTTACATCAACAGAATTTAGCACCGGGAAGCAAACAGCAGAATACACAGGCAATATGTGGCGCTATTTGTCATCCACAGGTAAATATTATTGGTCATCCCAATGATGGCGTTTATCCGATTGATTTTGCCGAAGTGGTGCCTTTAGCTAAACAGCATCGGGTAGCGTTAGAGTTAAACAATGCTACGTTACGCCCTAATGCCGGGCGCGAACGTCCCAGAGAACTGGCCATCGAGATGCTGGAATTGTGTAAACAGCACCAGACATCGGTGATTGTCGGCAGTGATAGCCATATTTATTATGACGTGGGTGAGTTTAGCGAAGCGGAAAAATTGTTGAGGGAAGTCCATTTCCCCGAGGCATTAGTGATTAATCATCAAATTGAACGATTATCCCGGATAAGAATTAATCCCTGA
- a CDS encoding electron transfer flavoprotein subunit alpha/FixB family protein translates to MPSWLIEHQVSIPEEQPLLNRAERVLAIGQGAGNSQNVQRLNEIAQVLGAQLGVSRPVAMNAWSSMSTMLGMSGALVAPEVCITAGVSGAAAFSVGIRHSKFIVAINTDPDAAIFSQADVGIVDDMNTVLEALVACVQQSNIRGMV, encoded by the coding sequence ATGCCGTCCTGGCTGATTGAACATCAGGTGAGCATACCAGAAGAGCAACCCCTACTTAACCGAGCTGAAAGGGTACTGGCTATCGGGCAGGGGGCTGGAAATAGTCAAAACGTCCAGCGACTGAATGAAATTGCTCAAGTATTGGGTGCTCAGTTAGGGGTTAGTCGTCCGGTGGCGATGAACGCCTGGAGCAGTATGTCGACCATGTTAGGAATGTCTGGTGCTTTGGTAGCACCAGAGGTTTGTATTACGGCTGGAGTATCCGGCGCGGCCGCTTTTTCGGTAGGAATTCGCCACAGTAAATTTATTGTGGCAATTAATACCGACCCGGATGCGGCTATTTTTTCTCAGGCCGATGTGGGTATTGTTGATGATATGAATACGGTATTAGAGGCGCTGGTAGCCTGCGTTCAACAATCAAATATTCGGGGGATGGTGTGA
- a CDS encoding electron transfer flavoprotein subunit beta/FixA family protein has product MKILLGFKASPDLSMMAEKDWQADDSLQIDVSFTQTMLNCFDESAAELMLMVRDSAVWQEGELNLSALTIGDSWGEHYLKLMYALGFHSAIRVDPTPSVDLRFNPLAIAKIMQAYHQQIEQQSLIVLGMQSSEGHNMQTAMLLAELLNWPCITQVCDFRIIRETGQIIVIRQTEDEQQKLTINTPAVLAVGNSTQASALRVPTLKQKLAGAKNSIHRYSLNDLGLAPQVLQQKNDKLLTKLTRQQNRRGGVIIAGATPQEKARRLYHDYLQERLGR; this is encoded by the coding sequence GTGAAGATTTTGCTGGGTTTTAAAGCTTCGCCTGATTTAAGCATGATGGCAGAAAAGGACTGGCAGGCCGACGATAGTCTGCAAATTGATGTCAGCTTTACTCAAACCATGTTGAACTGCTTTGATGAGAGCGCGGCTGAACTAATGCTGATGGTGCGCGATAGCGCTGTCTGGCAAGAGGGAGAGCTTAATCTTAGTGCTCTGACCATTGGTGATAGCTGGGGAGAACATTACCTGAAACTGATGTATGCCCTCGGTTTTCACTCTGCAATCAGGGTTGATCCAACGCCATCAGTTGACCTGCGCTTTAATCCTCTGGCGATAGCAAAAATCATGCAGGCTTATCACCAGCAGATAGAACAACAGTCTTTGATAGTGTTGGGTATGCAGAGCAGCGAAGGCCATAACATGCAAACGGCAATGCTGTTAGCTGAACTATTGAACTGGCCTTGTATCACTCAGGTTTGTGATTTTCGAATTATCAGAGAGACCGGACAGATAATAGTGATTAGACAAACGGAAGATGAACAACAAAAGCTAACCATTAATACACCGGCGGTATTGGCAGTAGGTAATTCAACTCAGGCCAGTGCACTGCGGGTACCTACGCTGAAGCAGAAGCTGGCCGGAGCTAAAAATAGTATCCACCGTTATTCATTGAACGATTTGGGATTGGCTCCCCAGGTATTACAGCAGAAAAACGACAAGTTGCTAACTAAGCTTACGCGTCAGCAAAACCGACGCGGTGGAGTAATAATCGCCGGCGCAACACCGCAGGAGAAAGCCCGGCGGTTGTATCATGACTACCTGCAAGAGAGATTAGGCAGATGA